A single genomic interval of Nonomuraea rubra harbors:
- a CDS encoding MFS transporter produces the protein MATESFRRSEFPRRWFALFIVLTAMFMNQLDVTIVNVALPYIQRDLGAGISLQQWILAGFALAFALLLVTGGRLGDITGRKKVFLIGIAGFTAASALAGLAQSGEMMAAARVAQGVFAALMVPQVLSVIQVMFQPPERIKAMGLLGVVVPFASITGPVVGALLTAGPGWRWIFWVNVPIGVLAFSGAARLVPESKSDRPLRLDIPGVLLLGLASIMLMFPLVQGHELGWPAWTLVSMALSLPVFAVFGFHQFRREGSSPLVPPALFRNRSFVAGSVLMALVFSGIMSYLIVLVWDFQVAHGWSPLRMALTGLGWTIGLGLTASLAIRYGSVAGRRLIGLGLVIMAAGMAALILVLRHYGGATDSWQVFACLLVAGTGSGLVVPILVDLVLAGVPPRDAGAGSGVANATIQLGTAVGVAMVGAIFFGLVGTGPRDPAVWAGATWQTLIYNAGVFLVAVALVPLLPRRTRRHETPAGEGQPAGAP, from the coding sequence ATGGCCACCGAAAGCTTTCGGCGCAGCGAATTCCCCCGCAGGTGGTTCGCGCTGTTCATCGTCCTCACGGCCATGTTCATGAACCAGCTCGACGTGACGATCGTCAACGTCGCCCTGCCGTACATCCAGCGGGATCTCGGCGCCGGTATCTCCCTGCAGCAGTGGATCCTGGCCGGCTTCGCGCTCGCGTTCGCGCTGCTCCTGGTCACCGGGGGACGGCTCGGCGACATCACCGGCCGCAAGAAGGTCTTCCTCATCGGCATCGCGGGGTTCACCGCCGCCTCCGCTCTGGCGGGGCTCGCCCAGAGCGGCGAGATGATGGCCGCCGCGAGGGTGGCGCAGGGGGTGTTCGCGGCGCTGATGGTGCCGCAGGTGCTGTCCGTGATCCAGGTGATGTTCCAGCCGCCGGAGCGGATCAAGGCCATGGGGCTGCTCGGCGTCGTCGTGCCGTTCGCCTCGATCACCGGCCCGGTCGTCGGGGCCCTGCTCACCGCCGGGCCGGGCTGGCGCTGGATCTTCTGGGTGAACGTGCCGATCGGGGTGCTGGCCTTCTCGGGGGCGGCGCGGCTGGTGCCGGAGTCGAAGTCCGACCGGCCGCTGCGGCTGGACATCCCCGGGGTGCTGCTGCTCGGGCTCGCCTCGATCATGCTCATGTTCCCCCTGGTGCAGGGGCACGAGCTGGGCTGGCCGGCCTGGACGCTGGTGTCGATGGCGCTGTCGCTGCCGGTGTTCGCGGTGTTCGGGTTCCACCAGTTCCGCAGGGAGGGGTCGTCGCCGCTGGTGCCGCCGGCGCTGTTCCGCAACAGGTCGTTCGTCGCCGGCTCCGTGCTGATGGCGCTGGTCTTCTCCGGCATCATGTCGTACCTCATCGTGCTGGTGTGGGACTTCCAGGTCGCGCACGGCTGGAGCCCGCTGCGGATGGCGCTGACGGGGCTGGGCTGGACGATCGGGCTCGGCCTCACCGCCAGCCTCGCGATCAGGTACGGGTCCGTCGCCGGCCGCCGGCTCATCGGGCTCGGCCTGGTGATCATGGCGGCGGGGATGGCGGCCCTGATCCTGGTGCTGCGGCACTACGGCGGCGCCACGGACTCCTGGCAGGTCTTCGCCTGCCTCCTGGTGGCCGGCACGGGCTCTGGCCTGGTCGTGCCCATCCTGGTGGACCTGGTGCTGGCCGGGGTGCCCCCCAGGGACGCGGGCGCCGGGTCCGGTGTGGCCAACGCCACCATCCAGCTCGGCACCGCCGTGGGCGTGGCGATGGTCGGCGCGATCTTCTTCGGGCTGGTCGGCACCGGGCCGCGCGACCCGGCGGTGTGGGCGGGCGCCACCTGGCAGACCCTGATCTACAACGCCGGGGTCTTCCTGGTCGCGGTGGCGCTGGTGCCGCTCCTGCCCCGCCGGACCAGGCGGCACGAGACCCCCGCCGGCGAGGGACAGCCGGCCGGCGCGCCCTGA
- a CDS encoding SigE family RNA polymerase sigma factor yields the protein MSGVEHDFGAFVAARATSLLRVAYLACGDETEAEDLLQTALERTYRKWDRVDHDNPEPYVRRVIVNAAISRARRRAVLSIVPMHSPPERPARAGDPDLTHVLMDALRALPPRQRAVVVLRYWEDLSETQTAEVLGCSIGTVKSQASKAMAKLRSALGRDTVEGVIRNAHT from the coding sequence GTGAGCGGCGTGGAGCACGACTTCGGCGCGTTCGTGGCCGCGCGTGCCACGAGCCTGCTTCGGGTCGCCTATCTCGCCTGTGGTGACGAGACGGAGGCCGAGGACCTGCTGCAGACGGCGCTGGAGCGTACGTACAGGAAGTGGGATCGGGTCGACCACGACAACCCCGAGCCCTACGTGCGGCGCGTCATCGTCAACGCGGCCATCAGCCGGGCCCGCCGCCGGGCCGTGCTCAGCATCGTGCCCATGCACAGCCCGCCGGAGCGGCCGGCCCGTGCGGGCGACCCCGACCTGACCCACGTGCTCATGGACGCGCTGCGCGCGCTGCCGCCCCGGCAGCGGGCGGTGGTCGTCCTGCGGTACTGGGAGGACCTCAGCGAGACGCAGACCGCCGAGGTGCTCGGCTGCTCCATCGGCACGGTCAAGAGCCAGGCGTCGAAGGCCATGGCCAAGCTCCGTTCGGCGCTCGGCCGCGACACAGTGGAAGGAGTGATCAGGAATGCCCACACTTGA
- a CDS encoding iron chaperone translates to MADDKATSFDGFSDEERAAMKEHAQELKKAARRGTRATKADGEKDVLEKIAEMEEPDRVMAERIHAIVKEHAPELAPRLWYGQPAYSKAGKIVCFFQAATKFKTRYATLGFNEAANLDDGTMWPTAFALTELTPDAETRIARLVTQAAS, encoded by the coding sequence ATGGCGGACGACAAGGCCACCTCGTTCGACGGCTTCTCGGACGAGGAGCGGGCCGCGATGAAGGAGCACGCCCAGGAGCTGAAGAAGGCCGCGCGCCGCGGCACCCGCGCCACCAAGGCCGACGGCGAGAAGGACGTGCTCGAGAAGATCGCCGAGATGGAGGAGCCGGACCGGGTCATGGCCGAGCGCATCCACGCCATCGTCAAGGAGCACGCGCCCGAGCTCGCGCCGAGGCTCTGGTACGGGCAGCCCGCGTACAGCAAGGCCGGCAAGATCGTCTGCTTCTTCCAGGCCGCGACGAAGTTCAAGACCAGGTACGCGACGCTCGGCTTCAACGAGGCCGCGAACCTGGACGACGGCACCATGTGGCCCACCGCCTTCGCCCTCACCGAGCTGACCCCCGACGCCGAGACCCGGATCGCCCGGCTCGTCACGCAGGCGGCGAGCTGA
- a CDS encoding RecQ family ATP-dependent DNA helicase, with protein MGLWESLRGRFGRRGRRLRAAARERFGWRTLRPGQQEAMEHLLRGRDVLLVMPTGGGKSAVYQVPALLLDGPAVVVSPLIALQRDQVTGLLQADAGGAVAVNSTSSVAAGLEKVTAGDAAFVFLSPEQLAKPDVVERLARAGPSLVAVDEAHCVSSWGHDFRPDYLRLGKVIERLGHPPVVAMTATAAPNVREEIVRSLGLTRPAQIVRGFDRPNLFLEVRRFARAEDKSRALAEYAASREGLGLVYVATRKAAEEYAAELARRGRRAEAYHAGLRGAARNRVHELFTRGEVDTVVATSAFGMGIDRPDVRYVLHAAPPESPDAYYQEIGRAGRDGAPASAVLFYRQEDLGLRRFFTGGRADGEALLRVAALVREHAGPVSGGPVSGGPVSGGPVSDSSVSGGSVSAGSVPAGEAAALLGLSTSHLARLVNLLERAGALTVTSTGDLSYVRGGPAPERAAARAAELDETRRRVDDSRLDMMRGYAETRGCRRRFLLAYFGEPYPPAPCGACDTCESGDAPEPAPGHGEFPMGTKVTHNLWGQGTVMSGEHDRITVLFDSVGYKTLSLAVVKDVLRPL; from the coding sequence ATGGGCTTATGGGAGAGTTTGCGGGGCCGGTTCGGGCGGCGCGGGCGGAGGTTGCGGGCCGCGGCCCGGGAACGCTTCGGCTGGCGCACGTTGCGACCGGGCCAGCAGGAGGCGATGGAGCACCTGCTGCGCGGCAGGGACGTGCTGCTGGTCATGCCGACGGGCGGCGGCAAGTCGGCGGTCTACCAGGTTCCCGCGCTGCTGCTCGACGGGCCCGCGGTCGTCGTCTCGCCGCTGATCGCGCTCCAGCGTGACCAGGTGACCGGCCTGCTCCAGGCCGACGCGGGCGGCGCCGTGGCGGTGAACTCGACCTCCTCCGTGGCGGCCGGGCTGGAGAAGGTGACGGCCGGGGACGCGGCGTTCGTGTTCCTGTCGCCGGAGCAGCTCGCCAAGCCCGACGTCGTGGAACGGCTCGCGCGGGCGGGCCCGTCCCTGGTCGCGGTAGACGAGGCCCACTGCGTCTCCTCCTGGGGGCACGACTTCCGCCCGGATTACCTGCGGCTCGGGAAGGTCATCGAGCGGCTGGGGCATCCGCCGGTGGTGGCGATGACCGCCACCGCCGCGCCGAACGTCCGCGAGGAGATCGTCCGCTCGCTCGGCCTGACCCGGCCGGCGCAGATCGTCAGGGGCTTCGACCGCCCGAACCTCTTCCTGGAGGTCCGCCGCTTCGCCCGCGCGGAGGACAAGAGCCGGGCCCTGGCCGAGTACGCCGCCTCCCGCGAAGGGCTCGGCCTCGTCTACGTCGCCACCCGCAAGGCGGCCGAGGAGTACGCGGCGGAGCTGGCCCGCAGGGGGCGCAGGGCCGAGGCGTACCACGCGGGCCTGCGCGGCGCGGCCCGCAACCGCGTGCACGAGCTGTTCACCAGGGGAGAGGTGGACACCGTCGTGGCGACGTCGGCGTTCGGCATGGGCATCGACCGGCCGGACGTGCGGTACGTGCTGCACGCCGCGCCGCCCGAGTCGCCCGACGCGTACTACCAGGAGATCGGCAGGGCGGGCCGGGACGGCGCGCCGGCCTCGGCCGTGCTGTTCTACCGGCAGGAGGACCTGGGCCTGCGCCGCTTCTTCACCGGCGGCCGGGCCGACGGCGAGGCGCTGCTGCGCGTGGCGGCACTCGTCCGCGAGCACGCGGGCCCCGTGTCCGGCGGCCCTGTGTCCGGCGGCCCTGTGTCCGGCGGCCCTGTGTCCGACAGCTCCGTGTCCGGCGGCTCCGTGTCCGCCGGGTCCGTGCCAGCCGGTGAGGCGGCCGCGCTGCTCGGGCTGAGCACGTCACACCTGGCCAGGCTGGTCAACCTGCTGGAACGCGCGGGCGCGCTCACCGTGACCTCCACCGGCGACCTCAGCTACGTCCGGGGCGGGCCCGCGCCGGAGCGGGCAGCCGCGCGGGCGGCGGAGCTGGACGAGACCCGCCGCCGCGTCGACGACTCCCGCCTCGACATGATGCGCGGCTACGCGGAGACCAGGGGCTGCCGCCGCCGGTTCCTGCTCGCCTACTTCGGCGAGCCGTACCCGCCCGCCCCGTGCGGCGCGTGCGACACCTGCGAGAGCGGCGACGCGCCCGAACCCGCGCCCGGCCACGGGGAGTTCCCCATGGGGACGAAGGTGACGCACAACCTGTGGGGGCAGGGGACGGTCATGAGCGGCGAGCACGACCGGATCACCGTGCTGTTCGACTCGGTGGGCTACAAGACGCTCTCGCTGGCGGTGGTCAAGGACGTCCTGCGCCCGCTCTGA
- a CDS encoding methyltransferase domain-containing protein — protein MSSRSFAEYRAMFALGERDLDGVVLDCAGGASGFVAEAAAMGVRALAADPLYAHGAGVLADRLAADLEQGNAMISANAERFVWRWYGSPERRSELRLRARKAFVADLRRRPGSYVAASLPHLPLAGGSVDLVLCSHLLFTWADRLGREWHRAAITEMSRVCRGEVRIFPLVRMGDGEPVPFLGALLDELRGEGLACAVREVPYEFQRGARHMLTVTRHH, from the coding sequence ATGTCTTCTCGTTCCTTCGCCGAGTACCGGGCCATGTTCGCGCTCGGCGAGCGTGACCTGGACGGCGTCGTCCTCGACTGCGCGGGGGGCGCGTCCGGGTTCGTCGCCGAGGCCGCGGCCATGGGCGTCCGGGCGCTGGCGGCGGACCCGCTCTACGCGCACGGCGCCGGCGTGCTCGCCGACCGGCTCGCGGCCGATCTGGAGCAGGGCAACGCGATGATCAGCGCGAACGCCGAGCGGTTCGTGTGGCGCTGGTACGGCTCGCCGGAACGCCGGAGCGAGCTGCGGCTCCGGGCGAGAAAGGCGTTCGTCGCCGACCTGCGCCGGCGGCCCGGCTCGTACGTCGCCGCGAGCCTGCCGCACCTCCCGCTGGCCGGCGGCAGCGTGGACCTGGTGCTCTGCTCGCACCTGCTGTTCACCTGGGCCGACCGGCTGGGCCGGGAGTGGCACCGGGCGGCGATCACGGAGATGAGCCGGGTCTGCCGGGGCGAGGTCAGGATCTTCCCGCTGGTCCGCATGGGCGACGGCGAGCCGGTCCCGTTCCTCGGCGCGCTGCTGGACGAGCTGCGCGGCGAGGGGCTGGCGTGCGCGGTGCGCGAGGTCCCGTACGAGTTCCAGCGCGGCGCCCGCCACATGCTCACCGTCACCCGTCACCACTGA
- a CDS encoding helix-turn-helix transcriptional regulator has translation MTAEGTTGRVLRLLSLLQRRLSWTATELADELGVTDRSVRRDVERLRALGYPVHATAGVGGGYQLGAGTRLPPLLLDDEEAIATAVSLRLASGGTVAGAGEAALRALTKLDQVMPPRLRAEVRAVHGATETLLGPGVEIDAELLVTLARACRDAVRVRFRYAGRGGEERERTVEPVRMVATSRRWYLMAYDVDRDDWRTFRLDRMREVAATTWRFRPREHPDPVAYVQRGVTEAPYRYLARVRLRARPEQVRELVPPQVGRVEDDRDGWCVLVSGGDDLGWIAMHVARMGFEAEVLDPPELREAAARLARDLAALSGGG, from the coding sequence ATGACCGCCGAGGGGACGACCGGACGGGTGCTGCGCCTGCTCTCGCTGCTGCAGCGCCGGCTGTCCTGGACCGCCACCGAGCTCGCCGACGAGCTGGGGGTCACCGACCGCTCGGTGCGTCGCGACGTGGAGCGGCTGCGCGCGCTCGGCTACCCGGTGCACGCGACGGCGGGCGTCGGGGGCGGCTACCAGCTCGGCGCGGGCACCCGCCTGCCGCCGCTGCTCCTCGACGACGAGGAGGCGATCGCGACGGCGGTGTCGCTGCGGCTGGCGTCCGGCGGCACGGTCGCCGGGGCGGGAGAGGCGGCGCTGCGCGCGCTGACGAAGCTCGACCAGGTGATGCCGCCCCGGTTGCGTGCCGAGGTGCGGGCGGTGCACGGCGCCACCGAGACCCTGCTCGGCCCCGGGGTCGAGATCGACGCCGAGTTGCTGGTGACGCTGGCGCGGGCGTGCCGCGACGCCGTACGGGTGCGGTTCCGTTACGCGGGGCGCGGCGGGGAGGAGCGCGAGCGTACGGTCGAGCCGGTGCGGATGGTCGCCACCAGCCGGCGGTGGTACCTGATGGCGTACGACGTCGACCGCGACGACTGGCGGACCTTCCGGCTCGACCGCATGCGCGAGGTGGCGGCGACGACCTGGCGCTTCCGGCCCAGGGAACATCCCGACCCGGTGGCCTACGTGCAGCGGGGCGTGACCGAGGCGCCGTACCGGTATCTCGCCCGCGTGCGGTTGCGCGCCCGGCCCGAGCAGGTGCGGGAGCTGGTGCCGCCCCAGGTGGGGCGGGTGGAGGACGATCGCGACGGGTGGTGCGTGCTGGTCTCCGGCGGTGACGACCTGGGGTGGATCGCCATGCACGTGGCCCGGATGGGCTTCGAGGCGGAGGTCCTGGATCCGCCGGAGCTGCGGGAGGCCGCCGCCCGGCTCGCCCGCGACCTCGCAGCCCTGTCCGGGGGTGGGTGA
- a CDS encoding DinB family protein: MNWNTLLREQTDWHWTHQLRKRLDGLTDDEYFWEPAPGWNLRPRGTSVAPLQGGTGAMTIEFAAPPPDPAPFTTISWRLGHVIVGVLAMRNASHFGRAPVDYHSFEYAPTAAGALAQLDTEYATWLAGVESLGEDGLARPCGEAEGPYAEHPMAALVLHINRELIHHLSEVCLLRDLYLHTRREAS, translated from the coding sequence ATGAACTGGAACACGCTGCTGCGCGAGCAGACCGACTGGCACTGGACCCACCAGCTGCGCAAGCGGCTCGACGGGCTCACCGACGACGAGTACTTCTGGGAGCCGGCCCCCGGCTGGAACCTCCGGCCGCGCGGCACCAGCGTCGCGCCCCTCCAGGGCGGCACCGGCGCGATGACCATCGAGTTCGCGGCGCCGCCGCCCGACCCGGCGCCGTTCACCACGATCTCCTGGCGGCTCGGGCACGTCATCGTCGGCGTGCTCGCGATGCGCAACGCCTCGCACTTCGGCCGCGCGCCCGTCGACTACCACTCCTTCGAGTACGCCCCGACGGCCGCCGGAGCGCTGGCCCAGCTCGACACGGAGTACGCCACCTGGCTGGCCGGGGTCGAGTCGCTCGGCGAGGACGGCCTGGCCCGCCCGTGCGGCGAGGCCGAGGGGCCGTACGCCGAGCATCCGATGGCGGCGCTGGTGCTGCACATCAACCGCGAGCTGATCCACCACCTGTCCGAGGTCTGCCTGCTGCGCGACCTCTACCTGCACACCCGCCGGGAGGCGAGCTGA
- a CDS encoding VOC family protein — translation MAREVQITFDCADPAKLAAFWAEALGYRLDDPPPGFESWEQALDAMGVPPERRNDASAVIDPERAGPRLFFQRVPEHKRTKNRLHLDLRAAPGLQGEARMAALEAEAERLLSHGATRLHRSDPAPPLGAGHIIMADPEGNEFCLD, via the coding sequence ATGGCCCGCGAAGTACAGATCACCTTCGACTGCGCGGATCCCGCCAAGCTGGCCGCGTTCTGGGCCGAGGCCCTCGGCTACCGGCTGGACGACCCGCCCCCGGGCTTCGAGTCGTGGGAGCAGGCCCTGGACGCGATGGGCGTGCCGCCCGAGCGCCGCAACGACGCCTCGGCGGTGATCGACCCGGAGCGCGCCGGGCCGCGGCTGTTCTTCCAGCGGGTGCCCGAGCACAAGCGCACCAAGAACCGCCTGCACCTCGACCTGCGGGCCGCCCCCGGGCTCCAGGGCGAGGCGCGGATGGCGGCCCTGGAGGCGGAGGCCGAACGGCTCCTCTCGCACGGCGCCACCCGCCTGCACCGGTCCGACCCCGCCCCTCCGCTCGGGGCCGGTCACATCATCATGGCCGACCCCGAGGGCAACGAGTTCTGCCTCGACTGA
- the aceE gene encoding pyruvate dehydrogenase (acetyl-transferring), homodimeric type — translation MEKDLDPQETAEWLESLEAVRRAAGPERADYLLSRLATSSRPINTVPTAEEPPYPGDLALEERISAYDRWNAAVMITRGSKYGLGGHLATYASAAWLYEVGFNHFFNGEHDQIYFQGHASPGIYARAFLEGRLSEAQLDLFRREPEGGLPSYPHPRSMPDFWQFPTVSMGLGPLNAVYQARFNRYLHHRGIKDTSRSHVWAFLGDGEMDEPESTAALTLAAREGLDNLTFVINCNLQRLDGPVRGNTSIVQELERVFRGAGWHVVKALWGHDWDGLLGSDELVARLGQVPDGQFQTFAASDGGYIREHLFQGLDVPYTDEELRRIVGGSRAGHEPRKVYAAYRRALDNRGAPTVILVQTVKGWMLGSGIEARNANHQMKKLTQDEFRVLRDRLRLPVTDEALAGELPPYAHPGPDSPEARYAAERRRALGGAVPRRTVVPRPLPEPGERAFRALEKGSTQPVATTMALVRLVKDLMKEPETGRRWVPIVPDEARTFGMESLFPTAKIYSPLGQRYESVDRELLLAYKEATDGQLLIEGITEAGSMASFAAAASSYATHGEPMIPFYIFYAMFGFQRTGDQMWALADQLGRGFLVGATAGRTTMTGEGLQHADGHSQLLASANPACVAYDPAFAYEVGTIVRDGLRRMYGPSAEDVFYYLTVYNEPMPQPAMPEGVEEGILRGIYRYAEGGGQAHLLASGTAIHWALAAQRLLQEDYGLGVDVWSVTSWSELRRDAMTSSGVPYIRQALAGAQGPVIAVSDWMRAVPDQIRPWIDQPWTSLGTDGFGLSGTRESVRRHFGVDPRSIADAVFKAVEEQARL, via the coding sequence ATGGAGAAAGACCTGGATCCGCAGGAGACCGCCGAGTGGCTGGAGTCGCTGGAGGCGGTACGGCGGGCTGCCGGCCCCGAACGGGCCGACTACCTGTTGAGCAGGCTCGCCACGAGCAGCCGTCCCATCAACACGGTCCCCACGGCCGAGGAGCCGCCCTACCCGGGCGACCTCGCGCTGGAGGAGCGCATCTCGGCCTACGACCGCTGGAACGCGGCCGTCATGATCACCCGGGGCAGCAAGTACGGCCTCGGCGGTCACCTGGCCACCTACGCCTCGGCCGCCTGGCTGTACGAGGTCGGTTTCAACCACTTCTTCAACGGCGAGCACGACCAGATCTACTTCCAGGGCCACGCCTCGCCGGGCATCTACGCCCGAGCCTTCCTGGAGGGCAGGCTGAGCGAGGCGCAGCTCGACCTGTTCAGGCGCGAGCCCGAGGGCGGGCTGCCGTCGTACCCGCATCCGCGCTCCATGCCGGACTTCTGGCAGTTCCCCACGGTGTCCATGGGGCTGGGCCCGCTCAACGCGGTCTACCAGGCGAGGTTCAACCGCTACCTGCACCATCGCGGCATCAAGGACACCTCGCGCAGCCACGTGTGGGCCTTCCTCGGCGACGGCGAGATGGACGAGCCCGAGTCCACCGCCGCGCTCACCCTGGCCGCCCGCGAGGGGCTCGACAACCTCACCTTCGTGATCAACTGCAACCTCCAGCGGCTCGACGGGCCGGTGCGCGGCAACACGAGCATCGTCCAGGAGCTGGAGCGCGTCTTCAGGGGCGCCGGCTGGCACGTGGTCAAGGCGCTGTGGGGCCACGACTGGGACGGGCTGCTCGGCTCGGACGAGCTGGTGGCGCGGCTGGGGCAGGTGCCCGACGGGCAGTTCCAGACGTTCGCCGCCTCGGACGGCGGCTACATCAGGGAGCACCTGTTCCAGGGGCTGGACGTGCCGTACACCGACGAGGAGCTGCGGCGCATCGTGGGCGGGTCGCGGGCGGGCCACGAGCCGCGCAAGGTGTACGCCGCCTACCGCCGGGCGCTGGACAACCGGGGCGCGCCCACCGTGATCCTCGTGCAGACCGTCAAGGGCTGGATGCTCGGCTCGGGCATCGAGGCGCGCAACGCCAACCACCAGATGAAGAAGCTCACCCAGGACGAGTTCAGGGTGCTGCGCGACCGCCTGCGGCTGCCGGTGACTGACGAGGCGCTGGCGGGCGAGCTGCCGCCGTACGCGCACCCGGGGCCCGACTCCCCCGAGGCCCGTTACGCGGCCGAGCGGCGCCGGGCCCTGGGCGGTGCGGTGCCCCGCCGCACGGTCGTGCCGAGGCCGCTGCCCGAGCCGGGCGAGCGGGCGTTCCGCGCGCTGGAGAAGGGCTCGACCCAGCCGGTGGCCACGACCATGGCTCTGGTGCGGCTCGTCAAGGACCTGATGAAGGAGCCGGAGACCGGGCGCAGGTGGGTGCCGATCGTGCCGGACGAGGCCAGGACGTTCGGCATGGAGTCGCTGTTCCCCACGGCCAAGATCTACTCCCCGCTGGGCCAGCGCTACGAGTCAGTGGACAGGGAGCTGCTGCTGGCCTACAAGGAGGCCACCGACGGCCAGCTCCTCATCGAGGGCATCACCGAGGCGGGGTCGATGGCCTCCTTCGCCGCCGCCGCGTCCAGCTACGCCACGCACGGCGAGCCGATGATCCCGTTCTACATCTTCTACGCGATGTTCGGCTTCCAGCGGACCGGCGACCAGATGTGGGCGCTGGCGGACCAGCTCGGCCGCGGCTTCCTCGTCGGGGCCACCGCCGGCCGTACCACGATGACCGGCGAGGGGCTCCAGCACGCCGACGGCCACTCCCAGCTCCTGGCCTCCGCCAACCCGGCGTGCGTCGCCTACGACCCCGCCTTCGCGTACGAGGTGGGCACGATCGTCCGCGACGGCCTCAGGCGCATGTACGGCCCGTCCGCCGAGGACGTGTTCTACTACCTGACCGTCTACAACGAGCCGATGCCCCAGCCCGCCATGCCCGAGGGCGTCGAGGAGGGCATCCTGCGCGGCATCTACCGCTACGCGGAGGGTGGCGGCCAGGCACACCTGCTGGCCAGCGGCACCGCCATCCACTGGGCGCTGGCGGCGCAGCGGCTGCTCCAGGAGGACTACGGCCTGGGTGTGGACGTCTGGTCGGTCACCTCGTGGAGCGAGCTGCGCCGTGACGCCATGACCTCCTCCGGCGTGCCGTACATCCGGCAGGCCCTGGCCGGGGCGCAGGGCCCGGTGATCGCGGTCAGCGACTGGATGCGCGCGGTCCCCGACCAGATCCGCCCGTGGATCGACCAGCCGTGGACCTCGCTGGGGACCGACGGGTTCGGGCTGTCGGGCACCCGCGAGTCCGTACGCAGGCACTTCGGCGTCGATCCGCGCTCGATCGCCGACGCCGTGTTCAAGGCCGTCGAGGAGCAGGCCCGGCTCTGA
- a CDS encoding GntR family transcriptional regulator, giving the protein MKPVVRSPLRDQIRQTLLDGLIGGRWGPGDRIVERQVAAEAGVSQAPVREALRELAALRLIEFPPNRGARVRELTQADLREVYVVRAGLEETAVRLRRPPVAALRAHLERLHEAAGGSLADQVRHAVAFHREIVAAAGNEVLLSVWESLGIEVWTHLSIRLLRTHALENAADHEPLVAAFERDDPRAGAMLRDHILAYAEHHEGA; this is encoded by the coding sequence ATGAAACCCGTCGTGCGCTCGCCGCTTCGCGACCAGATCCGCCAGACCCTGCTCGACGGCCTGATCGGCGGCCGGTGGGGGCCGGGCGACCGCATCGTGGAGCGGCAGGTCGCGGCCGAGGCGGGTGTCAGCCAGGCCCCGGTGCGCGAGGCGCTGCGCGAGCTGGCGGCGCTGCGGTTGATCGAGTTCCCGCCCAACAGGGGCGCGCGGGTGCGCGAGCTCACCCAGGCGGACCTGCGCGAGGTCTACGTGGTGCGGGCGGGCCTGGAGGAGACCGCCGTACGGCTGCGCCGCCCGCCCGTGGCGGCCCTGCGCGCCCACCTGGAGCGCCTGCACGAGGCGGCCGGCGGCTCCCTGGCCGACCAGGTGCGCCACGCCGTCGCCTTCCACCGCGAGATCGTCGCGGCCGCCGGGAACGAGGTGCTGCTGTCGGTGTGGGAGTCGCTCGGCATCGAGGTGTGGACGCACCTGTCGATCCGCCTGCTCAGGACGCACGCCCTGGAGAACGCCGCCGACCACGAGCCCCTCGTGGCGGCGTTCGAGCGGGACGACCCGCGAGCCGGCGCCATGCTGCGCGACCACATCCTCGCCTACGCCGAGCACCACGAAGGCGCCTGA
- a CDS encoding SigE family RNA polymerase sigma factor, translating to MEFEEFVRARGQALLRYGLVLTGNADDAADLVQEALLKLSSAWRRVRNKDDPEGYVRTIMARQHVSWWRGRRRELLTGEVVAPVREDEHDLREVWQRLRALPPKQRAVLVLRYHEELADDEIAAVLGISRATVRSQASRALATLRVRAQAFDGRRG from the coding sequence GTGGAGTTCGAGGAGTTCGTCCGTGCCAGGGGGCAGGCGCTGCTGCGGTATGGGCTGGTGCTGACCGGCAACGCCGATGACGCCGCCGACCTGGTCCAGGAGGCGCTGCTCAAGCTGAGCTCCGCCTGGCGGCGGGTCCGCAACAAGGACGATCCCGAGGGCTACGTCCGCACGATCATGGCCAGGCAGCACGTGAGCTGGTGGCGCGGGCGGCGGCGGGAGTTGCTCACCGGCGAGGTCGTCGCGCCGGTGCGGGAGGACGAGCACGACCTCAGGGAGGTGTGGCAGCGCCTGCGTGCCCTGCCGCCCAAGCAGCGCGCCGTGCTGGTGCTGCGCTACCACGAGGAGCTCGCCGACGACGAGATCGCCGCCGTGCTCGGCATCTCGCGGGCGACCGTACGCAGCCAGGCCTCACGCGCGCTCGCCACCCTCCGGGTCCGCGCGCAGGCGTTCGACGGGAGGCGGGGATGA